ACTCCGACGTTTCGATGACTTCGCCTTTGACCTCCTGGTCCGTTAGCTTCACCATCTGGCGCATCATTGTGTAGTCTTCAATGCCGCCCGCTTCTTTGCGAACCTGCAGAGTGACCGTCGTTCCCTTGGGCCCACGAATCTTTTCAACAACTCGCGACAGCTTCATCTCAACGACGTCAACCAGTTCTTCCTCACCGGCAGGGCCGTCCGGATCCACGCCGATGATTTTGTCGCCCTTGACGAGTTTACCGTGAGTCGCCGCAGCGCCACCTTTGATGACTTCTTCAACAACGGTGTTGCCGTCGTCGAACTTCAGCCGAGCACCGATGCCTTCCAGTTGCAGATTCATCACGATCTGGAAATCTTCCAGCGTCTGTGGCGACATGTAGCTGGAGTGCGGATCTAAAACGTGTGTGAGCGACGACAGATACAATTCCAGAACCTCATGCGGTTCTGTCTGCTCAAGCAGATTGCGATTGCGGCTGTAACGCTTGTGGAGTCGGGTGCGAGCTTCTGACAGATCGGTGTCGTCCATCTTCAGCATCAGCAGGTCGAATTTAATACGCTTGCGCCAGCGGTCGGCCAGTTCGGCTTCGTCTTTGGCCCACTGCAGATCGTCAGGGTCCAGCACCATTTCTTCCTGAACGGTGAAATCGTGGTCGACATCAATCTGTTTGCCGATCAGGTCCGAACGATCACGCATGCGAAGCAGAAATCGTTCAAACACCTGTTCTGCGAACTTCACATCCCCCGCACGAATTTGATCGTCCAGTTGAGTGGCGTAGGCATTGAAGCCGTCGATATCCGCCTGCAGGAAATACAGTTTTTGAGGGTCCCAGACGTCGATGTACCGATTCAGCAGTCGCTTTGAGATCTCATCATTAATGGACGGATGGTTGATGTGTCGAGCACTCACCATCTCGGCCACTATTTTGGCCGTTTTTCCATCTTCCTGAGTCACGCGCGCCGTGTCGGCGGCGAACGTCAGGTACGTACCCGCTGACATCACGGCTGTCAGAACCAGCCCGGTGACAAATTTCGTTCGCATAATTGAGGTCCTCAAAGTCGCCAGAATAATTCAGCAAAGACAGGCAGTTCAGGAAGAATCATTGCCTGCAATGATGATGGGTATTGCAGAAGGGGTTGAATGTCCAGCTTTCGGCCACAAGAACCATGAATCTCAGCGAAAGTGCTGATCTATCTGCCTCTTATCGCCCGACAGAGATCACGGAAACTGACCGCGTCTGATGATCGTAGGTTAGATCGGTGATTTATCGCAAGGTATTTGTGCGCAACAGCATATAGCCAGACGTCGCAGTTCACGACCGCCAACCGGACGTTGCCGCCTGGCTGCCGAAACGGACGATATTTGTCCGATTCCTGATTGCTTTTCGTCGGTCTACCGAAACGGCAATGCCGGTTTGGGCCGAGCGATTTGCAGAGTCGACAGAATTTTGGTCGCCGAATCCGCGAACTCCGCTTCGTCCTTCTCGGCATGAGAAAACACGAGCGAGAACTGTTGGCCGGACGCTTCTGAACACAAATAGTAGTCCCAGATTATTGTCTCGCCATCCGCGTTTCCAACCCCCTGAATTCGTCGAATTCGCCATTCTGCGTCGTCACGAACGGTTTCCTCCTTTGTGACTTTGCCTCGACGTTCCGCAACAGACTCCGTGACGTCGGCCAGAAATTCTTTATCTGGTGTGTGTTCTTTGGGCGGCACCGCTACAGCACTGGAGATATTGCACTGCGAAATCAGGTTGCCATCTCGCAACTGCCGCATCATCAGCACGGTCGGCGTTTCGTGGAACAAGTGCCATTCGCGACTGTGCCGAAACTGAAGTCGTAGCGGGGTTTGAAGAACCAGAAGCTTTTGAGAATCTGAAGGTGATTCACGGATCGGCGGCGTATCGGCCGCTGGTGAGCGATCCGTTGCCTGCTGTGTCCATTTGATGTCGACGGTCACGTCCAGCCCCGGACTCACAGGGCCGGGCGATCGCTTTTCCTTTTGTTGAGCTGTAAAGCTTTCGATCAGTCCTGCTTCGCGGTCAATCACGAATTGCCCGTCAAACGAGATCTCCGACGCTGAGCCACGTACTGCTCCTGAGATCTTTCCTTCAAACGTCACGACGGCCTTCTTTGAACTGACGGTTTCCAGACGACAGGTTGTCGATTGTTCGACGACCGCTTCGATGCCGGTCAGCATGGGCACGACCCAGACGTCAGTGTTCCATTTGTCATCCTTTGATACCGACGACCCGGGCAGCATCGCTCCGACGGCGATCGGGTCGAACGGTATTTCCAGAAGGTCAAGCTGCTTGCGCGGCAGTGAGTACTTTGGCGACACCTTCAGCAACCCGGTCTCGTCGCCAAACACATGGATGGAACGGTACGCCGACAGCAGCGCGACTTTCGTCACGTGGTCAGCGCCTACCGTCGTGGTGGTGGCCGCCGATTCGAATTTCCGAACGGCTCGCAACGAAAACGGCCCGCCCAAATCGGTTGGGAATGGCTCATTGCGGAATTGAAACTCACCGGACGACTTCAATGGAAAACGCCGCGCGCCGTCTGCCGACGGTGTGACAATTTCGCCGGTGATCTGAACGTCGTAGTCGATGGTGGTCGCTACGTCTCGATCGATCGTCAGGCTGGTTGCGTCGTCAGCCACGGAAGGTGATTGAATGCTGAATACCGCCAGGGCGACGCAGACGGTTGCTCGAAACCGAATCAAAGTCGCACCAAGGCAGATTTCCTTCGTTTTCGTGCCGACGCCAGTACGAACTGTCGACCGTGACACCTTCGTCTGAGAAATACCCATCACTGCTTCCTTGCCCAAGACATGCCCGAAATCGGAGCATAAGGAAGCAGGCGGCTGGCGTCGATGCGAGTTTACTTCACGAGTTCCTGTGTGCTCGCGTCGGAACTGCTTCCTGCCAGTTCGTGGGCGGCTTTACACAGGCCGGCTGCGTCGAGGCCGAGGTCCGCCAGCAATTCGCCTCGCGGACCGTGTTCGACAAATTCGTCGGGAATTGCCAGCACCTTGATGCGGTCGGTTGGCTCGCCCATGCGATTGGCGGCTTCCAGGACTGCGCTTCCGAAGCCGCCGCAGATGGCGTTTTCTTCGATCGTGATCACGAAGCCGGTTTCGATAGCTCGACGGATCACGTCCTCATCCACCGGCTTCACAAACCGAGCGTTCACGACGCCGACATCCAGCCCTTCGCCACGCAGCTTTTCGGCGGCTTCGATGGCTCGCGGAAGTAATACGCCGCAGGCCAGGATATTGCCGTCTTCGCCCCATGACATGACTTCAGACTTGCCCATTTCGATTGGAGCCACGCTGCGTTCGACCGTTTCCGCGTTGGTTTTCGGATAGCGGATGGACGATGGCGAATCGATGCTAAGAGCGAAGTCCAGCATGAGCGGAACGTCCAGTTCGTCGCCTGGAGCCATCACGACCATGTTGGGGAAGATTCGCATGTACGAATTATCGAACACGCCGTGATGCGTCGGCCCGTCCGGTCCGCACAGGCCCGCTCGGTCCATGCAGAACACCACAGGAAGGTTTTGCAGAGCCACTTCCTGAAAGATCTGATCGAAACTTCGCTGCAGAAATGTGCTGTAGATATCGACGATCGGCCGCATCCCGCTCTTCGCCATCCCGCCTGCGAATGCGACCGCATGTCCTTCGCAAATGCCGGTGTCGAAAAAGCGGTCAGGGAATTCGTCCCGAATTTTGTTCAGCTTGTTGCCCGCGCACATGGCCGCCGTTAGCACGCACACTTTTTCGTCGGCCTGCATCGCTTGATGAATCGCGTCGGCTGCGATGTTGGTGTAGGCGACGCTTTTGTCAGCGCTAACGGGAACGATTTCGTTGTTTTCGTCGCGGCAGAAAGGTGCCGGCGTGTGAAATTTCACCGGGTCTTTCTGAGCCGGTTCGAAGCCATAACCCTTTTCTGTGAACACGTGCAGCAGCACGGGGCCTTTGACTTCCTTCACCATTTCCAGGTATCGCTGCAGCGACTGGATATCGTGGCCGTCGACGGGGCCGATGTAGCGGAAGCCCATTTCTTCGAACAGCATGCCGCCGTGGAAGAACGTCTTCAGCGCTTCTTTAAACTGACCCAGCATGTGTTCGACGGGTTCGCCGACGACGGGCAGCTTGTTCAACAGCCATGACACGTCACGTTTGAGACCGTTGTAAAACGGAGCGACTCGCGCTTTGTCCAGATAGCTGGCGACGCCGCCAACTCGCGGACAAATGCCCATTTTGTTGTCGTTTAAAACGACCAGCAGGTCTTTGTTCAGTCCGGCCGCGTTGTTCATTGCTTCGAAAACAATGCCGGAGGGCAGGGCACCGTCACCGATGACTGCCACAGATTTGCGATCTTCGTCGGAGAACAGCAAATCATCGGCCGTCTTCAGCCCCAGCACCGTCGACACGCTGGAACCCGCATGGCCGGTGACGAATAGGTCGTAATCACTTTCCACGGGGTTCGGGTAGCCCATCAGGCCACCGCGTGTGCGGATGGATTGGAATTCGGGAAAGCGGCCGGTGACCAGCTTATGAGGATAGACCTGATGCCCGGTGTCCCAGATCAGGCGATCCTTCGAGAAGTCAAACACCGAATGCAGCGCGATGCACAATTCCACCACGCCCAGGTTACTGGCGAAGTGTGCAGCTCGGTCGGACACAATGGTGAGCAACGCTTCTCGAATTTCACTGGCGAGCTGATTTTGCTGCTGATCATCCAGATCACGCAACTGCTTTGGTGACTTCAGCTCACTGAGAATCTCAAACGGCATCAGTGATCTCTCTCCACGATGAAACGGGCAAGATGCCGCAAACAGTCGGCTCGATCGTCAAATCCTGCCAGAGCGTGGCAGGCTTCGTCGACCAGTTGCTGAGCTTTGTTGCGGCTGGCTTCAATGCCAATTAAGAAGGGATAGGTGAGCTTGCCCAATTCGTTGTCTCGACCTGTTACTTTTCCGAGGCGTTCGTCACTGCCGGTCACATCCAGCAGGTCATCGGCGATTTGAAACGCCAGCCCCACACATTGCCCGAAGTGTCGCAGCTGGTTTCGCCGATCTGTCGACGCCTGACTCGTCACGGCTCCTAATTCCAGAGCCGCCGTGATCAGCGCCCCTGTCTTCATTCTATGAATTTGAATTAATTGTTCTACGTGAATCGGCGGCGTCTCGCTGGCAGCAATCGGCGAATCTGCTTCCCCTGACGCCAATGCGCCTGCAGAATCCGACGAATTTGAAGCGTTTTTCTGCCGCGGTATGCCTGAGCTTTCCTGAATTCCGGACGGAAATTCGCCCCGTTCGGCCTCCAGGTCCAGAATCTGGCCACCCACCATACCGCTTCCGCCAGCCGCCGTGGCGAGGATTTGCAGGCTGGTCGCCGTCACGGTTGCTGCGGTGGGGGCCGTGGCGAGCGTTTCGAATGCCAGTGTCAGCAGAGCATCGCCGGCCAGAATCGCCAGCGCTTCGCCGAAGACTCTGTGGCTGGTTGGTCGCCCGCGACGCAGGTCGTCGTCGTCCATTGACGGCAGGTCGTCATGGATCAGCGAATACGTGTGGATCATTTCCAGAGCACACGCGGCGGGAATCGCGTCTTCGATTTCGCCGTCGCAAATTTCGGCCGCCATCATCACCAATACTGGCCGCAACCGTTTGCCGCCTGCCATCAGGCTGTATTCGACGGCGTTTTTCAAGGCCACCGGCCAATCACGGCTGGCGATAGACTCGCTTAACGCAGATTCGACGCGCGCTTTGAGTGCGGAGTAGTGTTTTTCGAAGAACTCAGGCGGCATGTCGAGCGGGCGGATTGGTACGGCGGAAAGACTCGGTTCAAGGGCCGGATGGTGACAATGTTGCCGCCCAAATACCATCGAATACAGCTTCACTTCGACCGAAAGGTCTCACTGGCTACAACAAGATGCAGCAGGTCTCGGAAACCGTCGCCGCGTGCTGCCAATTCCGCCAAGATTGAGTCTACGGCCGGACGGTCGGCTGGCGTCAGGTACCGCCCCGTCGCGTAAGCCAGCAGCTTTTCGGTGAGAGCTCGCACGAACTGTTCTTTGCGATCCACCAGAATCGTCTTCAACTGTTCGACATCGCGAAACGATTCGCCGCTGGGCAGTTCGCCGGAAGCGTCAATCGTTGCTCGGTTGCCGTACTTTGTCCGCCAGCGGCCGACCGGGTCGAAGTTCTCCAAAGCAAAACCCATGGGATCGATCTTGCGGTGACAGTCGTTGCAACTGGCCACGCTTCGGTGCTTCTGCAACTGTTCGCGGATCGTCTTCGCGCCGCGGATGTCCGGGTCCAGCGGCTCCACATCGTCGGGCGGTGGGGAAGGCGGCGTGCCCAGAATGTTTTCCAGCAGCCACACGCCGCGCACGATCGGTGATGTGTCGATGCCGTTGGCTGTGACCGTCAGTACGCTCGCCTGTCCAAACAAGCCGCCTCGCCGTTTGTTGTTGAGGCTGACCTTATGAAATCCCTGCTGCTCCGGAACCGGCAAGTCGTAATGCCGGGCCAGTGCTTTGTTGACAAATGTGAAATCCGAACTCAGGAAGTTGGCGACACTCAGGTTTTTCTCCAACAGGTGTCGAGTGAACAGCCGCGTTTCCTGACGCATGGCCGCGTTGAGGTCATAGTGGTAGAAGTCAGGAAACATGTTGCGGTCGGGCGGTTGCGATCCGAGGTTTCTCAACGTCAGCCAGCTATCCAGAAAACCATCCAGAAAGCCTTCCGACTTCGGATCGTCCAGTAGGCGTTCGACTTCTGCCGCCAAAACATCCGGCTTAGCCAACTGGCCGGACTTGACCAGTTCGAACAACCGCTCGTCCGGCATCGACCCCCACAGAAAGTACGACAGCCGCGACCCCAGTGCCGACGTCGACAGTAAACCGTTCTCGTCCGAGGACTGATCCAAATACAAGAACGCGGGAGAACACAGCGCTGCCTTCAGCCCGTCACCATACGCTTCAATGGCCGAGCGTCCGGATTGTTTTCGAGCTGCAATCAACGCCGTGATGCGGTCGATTTCCTCCGGCAGAGCAGGGCGGCGATAGGCGCGAGACAGAAAGCTGGCGAGGTTCTTCCGTATGGTGTCATCGGACAATTCACCGGATTCCGCAGCCTGCTGCCAATCGTCACCTAGAACGGATCGATGGCTTTCGGTCGGCCATTGTTCATAAAGCGGGCCACGAATTTCGAACTTGTGAATGCGGATCTGAGGGAACCAACCATGCTTGATTGCCACATACCTGGCTTCCACGATGCCGTTGCGTTTTAGCTTGGGGTGCATGTCCGGATACTTTCTGTGAACTCGAGTCCACAGATTTCGGACGTCCATCGAACCGT
This DNA window, taken from Fuerstiella marisgermanici, encodes the following:
- a CDS encoding carboxy terminal-processing peptidase encodes the protein MRTKFVTGLVLTAVMSAGTYLTFAADTARVTQEDGKTAKIVAEMVSARHINHPSINDEISKRLLNRYIDVWDPQKLYFLQADIDGFNAYATQLDDQIRAGDVKFAEQVFERFLLRMRDRSDLIGKQIDVDHDFTVQEEMVLDPDDLQWAKDEAELADRWRKRIKFDLLMLKMDDTDLSEARTRLHKRYSRNRNLLEQTEPHEVLELYLSSLTHVLDPHSSYMSPQTLEDFQIVMNLQLEGIGARLKFDDGNTVVEEVIKGGAAATHGKLVKGDKIIGVDPDGPAGEEELVDVVEMKLSRVVEKIRGPKGTTVTLQVRKEAGGIEDYTMMRQMVKLTDQEVKGEVIETSEWIDGRPGKIGVLNIPSFYRNFQEASRGGSFKSTSRDVKKVLADFQRQGVDSLIVDLRWNGGGALSEAIEVSGLFIPKGPVVQVREPNNAVTAYDDEDPDMQWRKPMVVVCNRLSASASEIFAGAIKDYRRGIVVGDRTTHGKGTVQNVMNVTSPISLRRTPRGALKLTISKFYRVNGDSTQNKGVMSDIVLPSILNNRDIGEDSMDNALEFDRIRRAQYLQFTSFGNEDLTKQLAQRSQQRVSADPDFEKVRQNISRYLARKNRKTISLHEETLRKEEEEIEREREEEEETMKKASGNGDEKELFPKDFYNKELLNITLDYTEMLKGQQTVQN
- the dxs gene encoding 1-deoxy-D-xylulose-5-phosphate synthase, whose translation is MPFEILSELKSPKQLRDLDDQQQNQLASEIREALLTIVSDRAAHFASNLGVVELCIALHSVFDFSKDRLIWDTGHQVYPHKLVTGRFPEFQSIRTRGGLMGYPNPVESDYDLFVTGHAGSSVSTVLGLKTADDLLFSDEDRKSVAVIGDGALPSGIVFEAMNNAAGLNKDLLVVLNDNKMGICPRVGGVASYLDKARVAPFYNGLKRDVSWLLNKLPVVGEPVEHMLGQFKEALKTFFHGGMLFEEMGFRYIGPVDGHDIQSLQRYLEMVKEVKGPVLLHVFTEKGYGFEPAQKDPVKFHTPAPFCRDENNEIVPVSADKSVAYTNIAADAIHQAMQADEKVCVLTAAMCAGNKLNKIRDEFPDRFFDTGICEGHAVAFAGGMAKSGMRPIVDIYSTFLQRSFDQIFQEVALQNLPVVFCMDRAGLCGPDGPTHHGVFDNSYMRIFPNMVVMAPGDELDVPLMLDFALSIDSPSSIRYPKTNAETVERSVAPIEMGKSEVMSWGEDGNILACGVLLPRAIEAAEKLRGEGLDVGVVNARFVKPVDEDVIRRAIETGFVITIEENAICGGFGSAVLEAANRMGEPTDRIKVLAIPDEFVEHGPRGELLADLGLDAAGLCKAAHELAGSSSDASTQELVK
- a CDS encoding polyprenyl synthetase family protein, with the protein product MPPEFFEKHYSALKARVESALSESIASRDWPVALKNAVEYSLMAGGKRLRPVLVMMAAEICDGEIEDAIPAACALEMIHTYSLIHDDLPSMDDDDLRRGRPTSHRVFGEALAILAGDALLTLAFETLATAPTAATVTATSLQILATAAGGSGMVGGQILDLEAERGEFPSGIQESSGIPRQKNASNSSDSAGALASGEADSPIAASETPPIHVEQLIQIHRMKTGALITAALELGAVTSQASTDRRNQLRHFGQCVGLAFQIADDLLDVTGSDERLGKVTGRDNELGKLTYPFLIGIEASRNKAQQLVDEACHALAGFDDRADCLRHLARFIVERDH
- a CDS encoding DUF1592 domain-containing protein produces the protein MLRRLNAREYRNTVRDLLKIETLMFDPTHGFPQDQRTENLDNVGDALVTSGHLLQRYLSAAEKCVDKALTPMTKPDVKSWTFEDGFRQQPEIDQVHRTTNKFEWMTLYEVRGADKHEGAYGAIRQFVDGVPVDGVYEIRFEAEALNREHPYDRDFLGTDPSEPLRLGIVPGDRRVGELHHTQPIEPLLTELDIADDRQWYTTEVWLDRGKTPRFTFENGSMDVRNLWTRVHRKYPDMHPKLKRNGIVEARYVAIKHGWFPQIRIHKFEIRGPLYEQWPTESHRSVLGDDWQQAAESGELSDDTIRKNLASFLSRAYRRPALPEEIDRITALIAARKQSGRSAIEAYGDGLKAALCSPAFLYLDQSSDENGLLSTSALGSRLSYFLWGSMPDERLFELVKSGQLAKPDVLAAEVERLLDDPKSEGFLDGFLDSWLTLRNLGSQPPDRNMFPDFYHYDLNAAMRQETRLFTRHLLEKNLSVANFLSSDFTFVNKALARHYDLPVPEQQGFHKVSLNNKRRGGLFGQASVLTVTANGIDTSPIVRGVWLLENILGTPPSPPPDDVEPLDPDIRGAKTIREQLQKHRSVASCNDCHRKIDPMGFALENFDPVGRWRTKYGNRATIDASGELPSGESFRDVEQLKTILVDRKEQFVRALTEKLLAYATGRYLTPADRPAVDSILAELAARGDGFRDLLHLVVASETFRSK